From the genome of Candidatus Competibacteraceae bacterium:
CTGGCGGCGGCGATCCTGTGGAGTTCGGGCGGGCTGCTGATCAAGTGGATCGAGTGGAACCCGGTGGCCATCGCCGGGATGCGCAGCTTGATCGGCGCGGCGCTGATCGGCGTGGTGTTCCGCCGCGAACTGCGGTTTGCCCCGTCGTTCGAGCTGATCGGTGGGGCAGTGGCCTACGCGGGTACCGTGGTGCTGTTCGTGATCGCCAACAAGATGACCACGGCGGCGAACACCGTTTTGCTGCAATACACCGCGCCGGTTTACGTCATCCTGTTCAGCCCGTGGTTTCTGGGCGAACGGGCCAGCCGCCGCGACTGGCTGATCCTGCTGGTGATGATGGGCGGCATGGTGCTGTTCTTTTTGGATAAGCTGACCCTGACCGGCTACTGGGGCAACATCATCGCCCTGGTCGATGGCTTCTGCTTCGGCTGGATGACCTTGTTCATGCGCCGGCAAAAAGATGGTTCCGCGCTGTCCTCCTTGTTACTCGGCAACCTGCTGGCGGGGGCGATCGGTCTGCCGTTCATGTTTCAGTCCATGCCCGATCTGTCGGCTTGGATCGGTTTGTCGCTGCTGGGCGTGCTGCAACTGGGCTTGCCCTACATTCTGTTCGCGCTGGCGTTGCGCCATGTCCGAGCGGTCGAGGGCATTCTGATTCCGATGATCGAGCCGGTGCTCAATCCGGTCTGGGTGTTCCTGCTGTTGGGGGAGACGCCAGGGGTCTGGGCATTGGTGGGGGGAACGATCATTCTCGGCGCGGTCATGTTTCGGGCGTGGCGTTGACGGGTGCGTGGCGGATGCCGCCCGCTTAATATGGTCACCCCAATCGCTTTGTGAAGGACTTCACCCATGGAACTCTCCGCTCTGACCGCGATTTCTCCCATCGACGGCCGCTATGCCGACAAGACCGCCGAGCTGCGGCCGATCTTCAGCGAATACGGCCTGATCCGCCACCGGGTGTGGGTGGAGGTACGCTGGCTGCAAGCGCTGGCCCGGCATCCCGGCATCCCGGAGGTGCCGCCGCTGAGCGAGCACGCCCTCCATATCCTCGACGGGCTGGTCGAAAACTTCACCCTGGCGGATGCCCAGCGGGTCAAGAACATCGAGCGCACCACCAACCACGACGTAAAGGCGGTCGAGTATCTGCTCAAGGAGAAAATCGCCGGCAACGCTGAACTGGAAGCGGTCGGCGAGTTCATTCACTTCGCCTGCACCTCCGAGGACATCAACAATCTGGCCTATGCGCTGATGCTGCGCGAGGCGCGGACCCAGACACTGCTGCCGGCGTTGGACGAGATCATCGACGCCATCACCCGGCTGGCGCACCAACACGCCGATCAGCCGATGCTGGCCCACACCCACGGCCAGCCGGCCTCGCCGACCACGCTGGGCAAGGAAATGGCCAACGTCGCCTATCGGCTCAAACGCCAGCGGGCGCAACTGGCGGCCGCGCCGCTG
Proteins encoded in this window:
- a CDS encoding DMT family transporter, with the protein product MLLAAAILWSSGGLLIKWIEWNPVAIAGMRSLIGAALIGVVFRRELRFAPSFELIGGAVAYAGTVVLFVIANKMTTAANTVLLQYTAPVYVILFSPWFLGERASRRDWLILLVMMGGMVLFFLDKLTLTGYWGNIIALVDGFCFGWMTLFMRRQKDGSALSSLLLGNLLAGAIGLPFMFQSMPDLSAWIGLSLLGVLQLGLPYILFALALRHVRAVEGILIPMIEPVLNPVWVFLLLGETPGVWALVGGTIILGAVMFRAWR